The Thiorhodovibrio litoralis genome includes a window with the following:
- the trxA gene encoding thioredoxin, with protein sequence MADSPHVINVTAETFQSVVLESSHQRPVLVDFWADWCAPCRQLMPMLAKLASDYGGQFLLAKVDTEAEQALAMQFGIRSLPTVQLFKDGRAIDQFMGALPEAQVREFLERHLPNEGDEVIATARALMARQEFDAAEAKLAEAEQLGADAQKLFVPRAELLAARGDPDALEAALEHTPIELVDSPEVKALHAHLLFDRALAGAPDLATLEEQVAADDDNSQAKYQLAARQFLLGNHEAAFDHLLTLMQKDRNYGDDAARKAILMGFELLGLDHPLVTKTRGRLSRLLY encoded by the coding sequence ATGGCTGACTCACCACATGTTATCAATGTCACTGCCGAGACCTTTCAGTCGGTGGTCCTCGAGAGTTCCCATCAGCGCCCGGTGCTGGTGGACTTTTGGGCGGACTGGTGCGCTCCCTGCCGACAGTTGATGCCCATGCTCGCCAAGCTGGCGAGTGACTATGGCGGTCAGTTCCTGCTCGCGAAAGTAGACACCGAGGCAGAACAAGCACTGGCGATGCAGTTTGGCATCCGCAGCCTGCCGACGGTCCAGTTGTTCAAAGACGGTCGCGCGATCGATCAATTCATGGGCGCCCTGCCCGAGGCGCAGGTGCGCGAGTTTCTTGAGCGCCACCTCCCCAACGAGGGCGACGAGGTCATCGCCACCGCCCGCGCACTCATGGCCAGACAGGAGTTCGACGCCGCCGAAGCCAAGCTGGCTGAGGCCGAACAACTCGGCGCCGACGCGCAGAAGCTGTTCGTCCCGCGCGCCGAGCTGCTAGCTGCCCGCGGCGACCCAGACGCGCTTGAGGCCGCGCTCGAGCATACCCCGATCGAGCTGGTCGACTCCCCGGAGGTGAAGGCTCTGCATGCCCACCTGCTATTCGACCGCGCGCTCGCCGGTGCCCCGGACCTGGCCACGCTCGAAGAGCAGGTTGCCGCCGATGATGACAACAGCCAGGCCAAGTACCAGCTCGCCGCGCGGCAGTTCCTGCTCGGCAACCACGAGGCCGCGTTCGACCACCTGCTCACCCTGATGCAAAAAGACCGCAACTACGGCGACGACGCCGCGCGCAAGGCCATCCTGATGGGATTTGAGCTGCTGGGTCTCGACCACCCCCTGGTCACCAAGACCCGCGGCCGGCTCTCGCGATTGCTTTACTGA
- the trxC gene encoding thioredoxin TrxC codes for MSDAIHLVCPHCDSINRVPTSRPLLEANCGKCHDKLFEGRPLELTEQTFDRHATRSGIPLVVDFWAPWCGPCKMMAPAFAQAAKRVEPQARLAKVNTEMDQRLAMRYGIRSIPTMIVFKQGRELARTSGAMDANGIERWVKGAI; via the coding sequence ATGTCCGATGCAATTCACCTTGTCTGTCCCCACTGCGATTCCATTAACCGTGTTCCCACCAGTCGTCCGTTGCTGGAGGCGAATTGCGGCAAGTGCCACGATAAGCTATTTGAAGGCCGGCCGCTCGAGCTGACCGAGCAGACCTTCGATCGCCACGCCACGCGCAGCGGTATTCCGCTGGTGGTGGACTTTTGGGCGCCCTGGTGCGGCCCGTGCAAAATGATGGCGCCGGCCTTTGCCCAGGCCGCCAAACGCGTCGAGCCTCAGGCGCGCTTGGCCAAGGTTAACACCGAGATGGATCAGCGCTTGGCGATGCGCTATGGCATTCGCAGTATTCCGACCATGATCGTCTTCAAGCAGGGCCGCGAGCTCGCCCGCACCTCAGGTGCCATGGATGCGAACGGGATCGAGCGCTGGGTGAAGGGCGCGATCTAG
- a CDS encoding PDC sensor domain-containing protein, protein MSDDLQAAIASQRLALHQQLSEVLARLEAPFCERWGDRDALEQLLSTSLDELRYCKYLYLLDAGARQITANASREGLLPDEYGRDRSERPYMREVLAGATFSLSPAYLSRNKRRPSLTAVRRLHAANDELLGFLGADFDLRDLPLTRVLHREPDAWRQLKGDPAIRGALFYQQRADSLMDGCIAEVLDLMAELILAHGVFHGKLHFSSSRATIWLFDDPFRYRVLDFDALSNPSTCLAYPRRDYAAEAVIPPEAVPAIFARLRELRFMDENIYLRSGSLNIMNGMVALNFSCDGSHYMRWDEFIDKRMTFWLGAGGEPECPPGAGTDAS, encoded by the coding sequence ATGAGCGACGACCTGCAAGCCGCCATTGCCAGCCAGCGCCTTGCGCTGCATCAGCAGCTCTCGGAGGTTCTAGCGCGATTGGAGGCTCCGTTTTGCGAGCGCTGGGGCGACCGCGATGCGCTCGAACAACTGCTGAGCACGAGCCTGGATGAGCTACGCTACTGCAAATATCTTTACCTGCTCGACGCGGGAGCGCGGCAGATCACGGCCAATGCCTCGCGCGAGGGACTGCTGCCTGATGAGTACGGGCGCGATCGCAGCGAGCGGCCTTATATGCGCGAAGTACTCGCTGGCGCGACCTTTTCCCTCTCGCCGGCTTACTTGAGCCGCAACAAGCGGCGACCGTCGCTGACGGCGGTGCGCCGACTGCATGCGGCAAATGACGAGTTGCTTGGCTTTCTCGGTGCCGACTTCGATTTGCGCGATCTGCCGCTGACCCGGGTGCTGCATCGGGAACCCGACGCTTGGCGTCAGCTCAAGGGCGATCCCGCGATTCGCGGTGCGCTCTTCTATCAGCAACGCGCAGACAGCTTGATGGATGGCTGCATCGCCGAGGTACTCGACCTGATGGCCGAGCTGATCCTGGCGCACGGGGTCTTTCACGGCAAGCTGCACTTTTCCAGCTCGCGCGCCACCATCTGGTTGTTCGATGACCCGTTCCGCTACCGGGTGCTCGACTTCGATGCCTTGAGCAACCCCTCGACCTGTCTGGCCTATCCGCGCCGCGACTACGCCGCGGAAGCGGTTATCCCACCCGAGGCGGTGCCGGCAATCTTTGCCCGGCTGCGGGAATTGCGCTTCATGGATGAAAACATTTACCTGCGCTCTGGCTCGCTCAACATCATGAACGGCATGGTGGCGCTGAATTTCTCCTGCGATGGCTCGCATTACATGCGCTGGGACGAGTTTATCGACAAGCGCATGACCTTCTGGCTCGGGGCTGGCGGCGAGCCTGAATGTCCGCCGGGTGCGGGCACCGACGCGAGCTAG
- a CDS encoding zeta toxin family protein, whose translation MPDLAATDRPTCWIIAGPNGAGKTTFALQYLPEVAGCRRFINADLIAAGLSPLAPERELAAASRLFLKEIKAHIAARQDFGFETTLAGRGYLRLIRRLRADGWWVELIYLVLPSVELSRLRVAERVRHGGHAIPAKDIERRFPRSLRNLLDHYSIAVNACHCYINIGEEPELVFAQQGENRNIAHPNHYEHLIKEA comes from the coding sequence ATGCCTGACCTCGCGGCGACCGATCGGCCAACCTGCTGGATCATCGCCGGCCCCAATGGCGCGGGCAAGACCACTTTCGCGTTGCAGTACCTGCCCGAGGTCGCCGGTTGCCGTCGCTTCATCAACGCGGACCTGATTGCGGCAGGGCTGTCGCCCTTGGCCCCCGAGCGAGAGCTGGCGGCAGCGAGTCGGCTGTTCCTGAAGGAGATCAAGGCTCACATCGCAGCACGACAAGACTTTGGCTTCGAGACCACGCTAGCGGGGCGCGGCTACCTGCGCCTCATTCGCCGCCTACGGGCTGACGGCTGGTGGGTCGAGCTGATCTATTTGGTGCTGCCCAGCGTCGAGCTGTCCCGTCTGCGCGTCGCCGAGCGGGTGCGTCACGGCGGGCACGCTATCCCCGCCAAGGACATCGAGCGGCGTTTTCCCCGCAGTCTGCGTAATCTGCTGGACCATTACAGCATTGCAGTGAATGCCTGCCATTGCTATATCAATATCGGAGAGGAGCCGGAACTGGTGTTCGCGCAGCAGGGCGAAAATCGCAACATCGCACACCCAAACCACTACGAACACCTTATTAAAGAGGCATGA
- a CDS encoding FitA-like ribbon-helix-helix domain-containing protein, producing MSEYSEDLSECSEDLAPLLRVFAGTLGAGKTGAIIAIMLSIQRLPAETAMANLLVRNVDDEISHALKERASAHGVSAEAEHWRIPEEALLRPKRRSFLRVLADMPDVGRDEDYARIQDGIDQRELGG from the coding sequence TTGAGCGAATACTCCGAAGATTTGAGCGAGTGCTCCGAAGATTTGGCGCCGCTGCTCCGAGTATTTGCTGGAACCCTGGGCGCGGGGAAAACTGGCGCTATCATTGCCATTATGTTGTCCATACAGCGATTGCCAGCGGAGACGGCCATGGCCAATTTATTGGTACGCAACGTCGATGATGAGATCAGCCATGCATTGAAGGAACGCGCCAGCGCCCACGGAGTCAGCGCGGAAGCGGAGCATTGGCGGATTCCGGAAGAGGCCCTGCTACGACCGAAACGGCGCAGCTTCCTGCGCGTGCTCGCCGACATGCCGGATGTGGGACGCGACGAGGACTATGCGCGCATTCAAGACGGCATCGATCAGAGAGAGCTCGGGGGATGA
- a CDS encoding type II toxin-antitoxin system VapC family toxin: protein MRILLDTCAFLWLASDAPDLSQTARNVFQDVENEVFLSSLSAWEVMVKNRLGKLPLPEPAAQFIQRQRKDHLINTLPLDELSVCQLANLPDYHRDPFDRMLICQAIEHDFTIMTPDEAITDYPVATLW from the coding sequence ATGAGAATTTTGCTCGATACCTGCGCATTTCTTTGGCTGGCCAGCGATGCGCCGGACCTCAGCCAGACCGCGAGAAACGTCTTTCAGGATGTCGAGAACGAGGTGTTTCTGAGTAGCTTGTCGGCCTGGGAGGTCATGGTCAAGAATCGGCTGGGCAAGCTCCCATTACCGGAGCCGGCCGCGCAGTTCATTCAACGACAACGCAAAGATCATCTGATCAATACCTTGCCGCTGGACGAGCTTTCTGTGTGTCAGTTGGCAAATCTTCCGGATTATCATCGCGACCCATTCGACCGTATGCTGATTTGTCAGGCGATTGAGCATGACTTCACCATTATGACTCCAGACGAAGCGATTACCGATTATCCGGTCGCTACCCTTTGGTAA